Proteins encoded in a region of the Mercenaria mercenaria strain notata chromosome 1, MADL_Memer_1, whole genome shotgun sequence genome:
- the LOC123544247 gene encoding uncharacterized protein LOC123544247 — MAVSGRKAEKEYFSSVLSRGSEEDYETFCQPCDRDDIRLPAFGFCTNCAEHLCQSCFIHHKRAKPSSHHVLLDIHTMPKTQQVSSTSTGAAQSEYFTTPCHKHTKEMLKFFCHDHKALLCSVCVALDHPRIACQVNYIPDVSKQSLNSKEYTDTLKDLDMITKEYHKITAVLKENIARSNNSLVGVLADIKKFRKKINQRMEELENEVEERVKFLQQEYDKRLKATETECNDARKLMKASSDVIKQLNTSNEADRLFMELKSAEQLIKDNKKRLSELASPEDVRVYNFQPNPELASTFQKVAPLGTLTFKSSKSIPNSVLDVRSTRFSHTISAKKPEETWTCFISGMILLTPSKVIFTDSYNQSVKMFDLNQNGRTDQLKLPAQPWDITSMTSDNVAVTLPGKQTIQFVSSSSNKLSLKRKVKVDAECFGISCYQEKFAVTFLSPKKLQIIDLKGKVLTTVSAHSSGKDIFIEPNYVTSNSHSIYVSDQGMYSVIRLNWQGELIGRYSDTRAPQGLTMLEDGSLLVCEYWDGNIRHITGDLTKGNVVLRDLKRPETLCWCGANNKLYISCDTKDEKYDDYIHVFNVI, encoded by the coding sequence ATGGCTGTATCAGGGAGAAAAGCTGAAAAGGAATATTTTTCTTCAGTATTATCCAGAGGTTCAGAGGAAGACTATGAAACGTTCTGTCAACCATGTGACCGAGACGACATCAGACTTCCAGCCTTTGGGTTCTGTACAAACTGTGCAGAACACCTTTGTCAATCCTGTTTTATCCACCACAAAAGGGCAAAACCCTCCAGCCATCATGTCCTATTGGATATTCACACCATGCCAAAGACCCAGCAAGTTTCATCAACATCTACTGGTGCTGCCCAATCTGAATATTTTACAACACCGTGCCATAAACATACGAAAGAAATGCTAAAGTTCTTCTGTCATGATCATAAAGCACTTCTATGCAGTGTATGCGTCGCCCTTGACCACCCTCGTATAGCTTGCCAAGTCAACTATATACCAGATGTATCCAAGCAGAGCCTAAACAGCAAGGAGTACACAGATACTCTAAAAGATCTGGACATGATTACAAAAgaatatcacaaaataacagCAGTCCTAAAGGAAAACATTGCACGTTCTAATAATTCCTTGGTAGGTGTTCTAGCAGACATAAAGAAATTCAGAAAAAAGATAAACCAAAGAATGGAAGAGCTTGAAAACGAGGTGGAAGAAAGAGTGAAGTTTCTTCAACAAGAATATGATAAAAGATTAAAGGCAACTGAAACAGAATGTAATGATGCCAGGAAACTTATGAAAGCCTCATCTGATGTCATCAAACAACTCAACACTTCTAACGAAGCAGACAGACTATTCATGGAACTTAAATCTGCTGAGCAACTCATCAAGGATAACAAGAAAAGGCTCTCAGAGCTAGCATCACCTGAAGATGTGAGAGTATACAACTTTCAACCAAATCCAGAATTAGCCTCCACTTTTCAGAAAGTGGCACCTCTAGGTACATTAACTTTCAAATCTTCAAAGTCAATTCCCAATTCAGTTCTTGATGTAAGATCGACACGGTTTTCTCATACTATAAGTGCAAAGAAACCAGAAGAAACGTGGACTTGCTTTATATCTGGAATGATTCTCCTTACGCCTTCCAAGGTCATTTTCACTGACTCATATAATCagtcagtcaaaatgtttgatctGAACCAAAATGGCAGAACTGACCAATTAAAACTACCAGCTCAGCCCTGGGATATAACTTCAATGACCAGTGACAATGTAGCTGTCACTCTTCCCGGCAAGCAAACAATCCAGTTTGTATCTTCCTCTTCGAACAAGCTGTCTTTGAAACGTAAAGTGAAGGTAGATGCAGAGTGCTTCGGTATAAGTTGTTACCAGGAAAAGTTTGCAGTGACATTTCTCTCTCCAAAAAAACTCCAAATAATTGATTTGAAAGGTAAGGTATTGACAACAGTCTCGGCACATTCAAGCGGGAAAGATATCTTCATAGAGCCAAATTATGTCACATCCAACAGCCATTCTATCTATGTATCTGATCAAGGAATGTATTCGGTGATAAGGTTAAACTGGCAAGGTGAACTGATAGGTAGATATAGTGACACCAGGGCGCCACAAGGTCTCACTATGTTAGAGGATGGTTCCCTTTTAGTTTGTGAATACTGGGATGGTAACATACGACATATCACTGGTGACTTGACCAAAGGTAATGTCGTACTGAGGGATCTGAAGAGGCCGGAGACTCTCTGTTGGTGTGGTGCAAACAATAAACTGTACATCAGTTGTGACACCAAGGACGAAAAGTATGACGATTATATTCATGTCTTCAACGTGATATAA